The Niastella koreensis GR20-10 genome includes a window with the following:
- a CDS encoding DUF3823 domain-containing protein has product MNLQLHTILLAAGMLIAGASCIKKDNYDAPEASLEGNLFDQNSKNNIQTATGNVTIRLEQLSWSATPAPQDIPVKMDGSYKNSKLFKGHYRISIKGGAFWSVPPAEIDIDKGTRYDFNLTPYLYLNSFTTKLDSNQLTLRFNMQAPIEGMPSIAEIQPYVNTTSLVGPGASIRDYSDVYKVAVNKEWAAMSPADKSPEFVIPDLVKGRTFYVRVGVRFNNDDKSSNLSEIIKIDVPK; this is encoded by the coding sequence ATGAACCTACAATTGCATACCATACTACTGGCGGCAGGCATGCTGATAGCAGGCGCTTCGTGCATAAAAAAAGACAATTACGACGCACCTGAGGCTTCGCTGGAAGGCAACCTGTTTGACCAGAATTCAAAAAACAATATTCAAACCGCTACCGGTAATGTAACCATCCGGCTGGAACAACTGAGCTGGAGCGCCACCCCTGCGCCACAGGACATCCCGGTGAAAATGGATGGCTCCTATAAAAATTCCAAACTGTTTAAAGGGCATTACCGCATATCAATAAAAGGCGGGGCCTTCTGGTCTGTGCCGCCGGCAGAAATCGATATTGATAAAGGAACCCGGTACGATTTCAACCTCACCCCTTATTTATACCTGAACAGTTTCACCACAAAACTGGATAGCAATCAACTAACGCTTCGCTTTAATATGCAGGCGCCTATTGAAGGCATGCCTTCCATTGCTGAAATACAACCTTATGTAAACACTACTTCCCTGGTGGGGCCGGGCGCATCCATCCGCGATTATTCTGATGTATACAAAGTAGCCGTGAATAAAGAATGGGCTGCTATGTCGCCCGCCGATAAATCGCCGGAGTTTGTTATTCCCGATTTAGTGAAGGGCAGGACCTTTTATGTGCGGGTAGGCGTGCGGTTTAATAATGATGACAAAAGTTCTAATTTGTCGGAGATAATCAAGATAGATGTACCGAAATAA
- a CDS encoding pirin family protein, which translates to MQTHFFSGKERGKKDIGWLKSNFYFSFSDYYHPLKSAFGTLVAFNDDYVEPGKGFGTHPHINMEIISILLKGKMNHKDSMGYSTVIEPGGVQIMSAGSGLRHEEYNIGEEDVNFLQIWIQPKQQNIIPRYQQRSFPIENRKNVLTTIISGEEGLKHCWINQNAKLLLGAFDKNEVVRHNMHKENMCAFVFVISGEILVDRMPVFTRDALGLWDTSHFEITCKESSEFLIIEAPINQK; encoded by the coding sequence ATGCAAACTCATTTTTTCAGTGGCAAAGAAAGAGGCAAAAAAGACATTGGCTGGTTAAAAAGCAACTTCTATTTTAGTTTTAGTGATTACTATCATCCTTTAAAAAGCGCATTCGGCACACTCGTAGCCTTTAACGACGATTATGTGGAACCCGGAAAAGGATTTGGCACCCATCCTCATATAAACATGGAGATCATTTCCATTTTGCTGAAGGGAAAAATGAATCACAAAGACTCCATGGGCTACAGCACGGTAATAGAACCAGGCGGTGTACAGATCATGAGTGCCGGCAGCGGCTTGCGCCATGAAGAATATAACATTGGTGAAGAAGATGTAAATTTTCTGCAGATCTGGATCCAGCCAAAACAACAAAACATAATACCCCGTTATCAGCAAAGAAGCTTCCCGATCGAAAACCGGAAGAATGTACTCACCACTATTATTTCGGGTGAAGAGGGGTTAAAGCATTGCTGGATCAACCAAAATGCAAAATTATTACTGGGCGCTTTTGATAAAAACGAAGTAGTGCGCCACAACATGCATAAAGAGAATATGTGCGCTTTTGTATTTGTAATTTCAGGTGAAATCCTGGTTGACCGCATGCCTGTATTTACCAGGGATGCCCTGGGTCTTTGGGATACTTCTCATTTTGAGATCACCTGCAAAGAAAGCAGCGAGTTTTTGATTATAGAAGCGCCTATCAATCAGAAATAA
- a CDS encoding SusC/RagA family TonB-linked outer membrane protein, protein MKKLLHPTRMVHPPGSFFLFIILLIAVPFVSLAQERTLEGTVVDAFNSPMKGVSVTVSTTKRGITTDENGHFSLKVTAEASITFSFAGYVAQTIKVPATGNVSIRLELSQKSMDEVVVIGYGQVKKKDLTGSITQIKPEKISDQNPNTTQDIIRGTPGVTVGFDATAKGGGTIQIRGQRSVYTDAGHNDPLLVLDGMIFYGELSEINPDDIEQIDILKDASASAVYGAKSANGVLIITTKKGKRGKPRFNFTSNYGISTMGINRRVMTPSGYMQYRHDWYTAPTYGTNTTTGNYEAYQSDKKIQPGYFDEPTDANLSKWGITIDQWRAYTTATNGTAGDQEIWAKRLLLQGTVLNNFLAGKTFNWYDNTFRRGSNQDYNISASGGSDNYNYYVSMGYLSNQGLIKGNDFKAVRSNMKLEAKMTKWLDVSANVNFQHRNEGDSAADWNRAIIYNSPYANYKDDTGALQVHPMGENSVNNYGYNYDFIRQYTARDKAYTVFNTIFSARVKLPFNITYSFNASPRYQFYHERYFESSKNPDFKGTNGLVYREQTERFDWSLNNTINWDQTFDKHHLNVTLVQEAEKRQSWKDRVEARNILPSDALGYHETFFGDKNKSSYDADDVKETADGLLARLIYTYNDRYMFTASFRRDGYSAFGISNPRANFISTAVAWTFTNEKFFKWEPMSVGKLRLSWGQNGNRSLSDPYLALANLTAPTTGSTTMGYLDNSGNLVQYRYLRIDRLANPNLHWEKTESFNTGIDFGFLNNRLTGSIDYYITPTVDMIMNRALPNFTGFTSITSNLGRVENKGFEFSLSSQNMHTKNFTWSTTVGFSKYKNSIKHLYYVFDAVLDNQGNVISTKERDDITNGWFIGQPVSAIWNYNVTGIWQAGEAAEAARYGQRPGDPKVANNYTDDDVKNANGTVTPTYNDKDKQFLGQTSAPIMWSLRNDFTWKSFTFSFNMYSYWGAKGLVNLYLNQDNNTSLITNLANTWQKNYWTLENPTNNVARLDAKGPAGVQAPGKLYDRSFIRLDNITVGYTLPLKLISKATFDKVKIYANVRNAALWKKDKNWAYGDVETFTINTDNTYKNSLAPRIVTFGLNVNF, encoded by the coding sequence ATGAAAAAATTATTGCATCCAACCCGGATGGTGCATCCTCCTGGTTCCTTCTTCTTATTTATTATACTATTAATTGCCGTCCCATTTGTTTCACTGGCGCAGGAAAGAACGCTGGAGGGAACAGTCGTGGACGCTTTTAATTCACCCATGAAGGGCGTATCTGTTACTGTGTCCACTACAAAACGCGGTATTACTACCGATGAAAATGGCCATTTCTCATTAAAAGTAACGGCCGAAGCCAGTATCACATTTTCGTTTGCCGGTTATGTTGCCCAAACCATTAAAGTGCCGGCAACCGGTAATGTATCCATCCGCCTGGAACTAAGTCAGAAGTCCATGGATGAGGTAGTGGTGATCGGGTATGGCCAGGTTAAGAAAAAAGACCTCACCGGTTCCATCACCCAGATCAAGCCCGAAAAAATAAGTGATCAAAACCCGAACACTACACAGGACATCATTCGTGGTACGCCAGGGGTAACCGTTGGGTTCGATGCCACTGCCAAGGGCGGCGGCACCATCCAGATCCGTGGACAACGGTCGGTATACACCGATGCCGGCCACAACGATCCTTTACTGGTGCTCGATGGAATGATCTTCTACGGCGAATTATCGGAGATCAATCCCGACGATATTGAGCAGATAGACATCCTGAAAGATGCGTCTGCCTCGGCCGTCTATGGCGCCAAATCCGCCAACGGTGTTTTGATCATCACCACCAAAAAAGGAAAGCGGGGCAAACCCCGGTTTAACTTCACTTCCAATTATGGCATCTCCACCATGGGCATTAACCGCCGCGTGATGACGCCTTCAGGGTATATGCAATACCGCCATGACTGGTACACAGCGCCTACGTATGGCACCAATACCACCACCGGTAATTACGAAGCCTATCAATCTGATAAGAAAATCCAGCCGGGATATTTTGATGAACCCACCGATGCCAATCTTTCCAAATGGGGCATTACCATAGACCAGTGGCGGGCTTATACAACTGCAACCAATGGCACAGCCGGCGACCAGGAGATCTGGGCAAAACGGTTGTTATTGCAGGGTACGGTGTTGAATAATTTCCTGGCCGGTAAAACGTTCAACTGGTACGATAACACTTTCCGCAGGGGCAGCAACCAGGATTACAATATCAGCGCCTCCGGTGGTTCTGACAATTATAATTATTATGTGTCCATGGGCTATCTCAGCAACCAGGGATTGATAAAAGGCAATGACTTCAAAGCCGTGCGGTCTAACATGAAGCTGGAAGCCAAAATGACAAAATGGTTGGATGTAAGCGCCAATGTTAACTTTCAGCATCGCAACGAAGGTGACTCCGCAGCGGACTGGAACCGGGCCATTATCTATAACAGTCCTTATGCCAATTATAAAGATGATACCGGCGCCTTGCAGGTGCATCCTATGGGCGAGAACAGTGTAAACAATTACGGTTACAATTACGATTTCATTCGCCAGTATACAGCGCGTGATAAAGCTTATACCGTGTTCAACACCATCTTCTCGGCCAGGGTGAAGCTGCCGTTCAATATCACGTATTCCTTCAATGCATCACCCCGTTACCAGTTCTATCATGAACGGTATTTTGAGTCTTCAAAGAATCCTGATTTTAAAGGCACAAACGGCTTGGTGTACCGCGAGCAAACCGAGCGGTTCGACTGGTCGCTGAACAATACCATTAACTGGGACCAGACTTTTGACAAACATCACCTGAATGTTACACTGGTACAGGAAGCCGAAAAACGGCAGTCTTGGAAAGACAGGGTGGAAGCCCGCAACATTTTGCCAAGTGACGCGCTTGGGTACCACGAAACATTTTTCGGTGATAAAAATAAAAGTAGTTACGATGCGGATGACGTGAAAGAAACCGCCGATGGTTTGCTGGCCCGGTTAATTTATACCTATAACGACCGGTATATGTTTACGGCTTCCTTCCGTCGTGATGGCTATTCCGCCTTTGGTATCTCCAATCCGCGCGCCAATTTTATTTCAACCGCGGTGGCCTGGACGTTTACCAATGAAAAGTTCTTTAAATGGGAACCCATGAGCGTTGGTAAATTAAGATTGTCGTGGGGGCAAAATGGTAACCGCTCGCTGAGCGATCCTTACCTCGCGCTGGCCAACCTCACCGCGCCAACAACGGGCTCAACTACCATGGGCTACCTCGATAACAGCGGCAACCTGGTGCAATACCGGTATTTGCGGATCGATCGGTTGGCAAACCCCAACCTGCACTGGGAGAAGACTGAGTCATTCAATACGGGGATCGACTTTGGTTTCCTGAACAACCGCTTAACCGGTTCTATAGATTATTATATCACCCCTACGGTTGATATGATCATGAACAGGGCATTGCCCAACTTTACAGGTTTTACCAGCATTACCAGCAACCTGGGCAGAGTGGAGAACAAGGGTTTTGAATTTAGCCTGAGTTCGCAGAACATGCATACCAAAAACTTTACCTGGAGCACCACGGTAGGTTTTTCAAAATACAAAAACAGCATCAAACACCTGTATTACGTGTTTGATGCTGTGCTGGATAACCAGGGGAATGTTATCAGTACCAAAGAAAGAGATGATATCACCAACGGCTGGTTTATTGGGCAACCGGTTAGCGCTATCTGGAACTACAATGTAACCGGCATCTGGCAGGCGGGCGAAGCCGCAGAAGCCGCAAGATATGGCCAACGCCCCGGCGATCCCAAAGTGGCTAATAACTATACCGATGATGATGTTAAAAATGCCAACGGTACTGTAACGCCTACGTATAACGATAAAGACAAACAATTTCTGGGGCAAACAAGTGCGCCCATCATGTGGTCGCTGCGGAATGATTTTACCTGGAAGAGTTTTACTTTTTCCTTCAATATGTATTCCTATTGGGGCGCCAAAGGATTGGTTAACCTGTACCTGAACCAGGATAACAATACTTCGTTGATCACCAACCTGGCCAACACCTGGCAAAAAAACTACTGGACGCTGGAAAACCCCACTAACAATGTAGCGCGGCTCGATGCGAAAGGTCCTGCGGGTGTACAGGCGCCCGGAAAACTGTATGACAGAAGTTTCATTCGCCTGGATAATATTACGGTAGGGTACACCTTGCCGTTGAAGCTGATCAGCAAAGCAACTTTTGATAAAGTGAAGATCTACGCCAACGTTCGCAATGCAGCTTTGTGGAAGAAAGATAAGAACTGGGCTTACGGCGATGTGGAAACCTTTACCATCAACACCGATAACACTTACAAGAATAGCTTAGCACCCAGGATTGTGACTTTCGGCTTAAACGTAAACTTTTAA
- a CDS encoding aldo/keto reductase has protein sequence MEYRILGRSGLKVSAITLGTMTFGGAGKFASVGNVDVPLGRTIVDYCIEQGVNLIDTANIYSAGLSEEIIGEILNGRRPGNVLIASKARMPLGTGAPNDEGFSRYHIIQECEKSLKRLRTDVIDIYYMHQWDGLTPLDEMLEALDTLVKQGKIRYIGCSNFSGWHTMKALHTSTAHNYQRFVTQQIHYSLEAREAEYELLPVGIDQGLGALIWSPLAGGLLSGKYTREMQTRNEGRFAAGWTEPPIRDFDRLWNIVDVLKAIAAEKQVTPAQVALAWVLGRASVTSLVIGARNLDQVKDNIKAASVTLTEKERDRLNEVSRLPMLYPYWHQAALAKNRLSPADKILLDEHIG, from the coding sequence ATGGAATACAGAATATTAGGCCGGTCCGGTCTTAAAGTGTCGGCAATCACTCTTGGAACTATGACTTTTGGCGGCGCCGGTAAATTCGCGTCGGTTGGTAATGTGGATGTGCCCCTTGGCCGCACCATTGTTGATTATTGCATCGAGCAGGGTGTTAACCTGATTGACACGGCCAATATTTACTCAGCCGGCTTATCGGAAGAGATCATTGGCGAAATCCTGAATGGCAGGCGTCCCGGCAATGTACTCATTGCCTCCAAGGCAAGAATGCCGCTGGGCACCGGCGCGCCGAATGATGAAGGTTTTTCAAGATACCACATCATCCAGGAATGTGAAAAGAGTTTAAAGAGATTACGCACCGACGTAATTGACATCTATTATATGCACCAGTGGGATGGTCTTACGCCCCTGGATGAAATGCTGGAAGCGCTGGATACGCTGGTTAAGCAAGGCAAGATCCGGTACATCGGCTGCTCCAACTTCAGTGGCTGGCATACGATGAAAGCGTTACACACCAGCACCGCTCACAACTATCAACGTTTTGTAACCCAGCAGATCCATTATTCGCTGGAAGCCAGAGAAGCGGAATATGAATTATTACCGGTGGGTATCGATCAGGGCCTGGGCGCATTGATCTGGAGCCCGCTTGCCGGTGGTTTACTCAGTGGTAAATATACCCGCGAAATGCAAACCCGTAACGAGGGCCGTTTTGCTGCCGGCTGGACAGAACCGCCTATCCGGGATTTTGATCGCCTTTGGAATATTGTAGATGTATTGAAAGCCATTGCTGCCGAAAAACAGGTAACGCCTGCCCAGGTAGCGCTGGCATGGGTGCTGGGCCGCGCATCGGTAACTTCATTAGTTATAGGCGCCCGCAATCTTGACCAGGTTAAAGACAACATCAAGGCCGCTTCTGTAACCTTAACGGAGAAAGAAAGAGACCGGTTGAATGAAGTAAGCCGTTTACCTATGTTGTATCCTTACTGGCACCAGGCTGCGCTGGCAAAGAACCGGTTGAGCCCGGCGGACAAGATCTTACTGGACGAACATATAGGATAG
- a CDS encoding glycoside hydrolase family 71/99-like protein — protein sequence MKRNNMILVALLCSLLYCSKSNNNDGDNNGDDNNKATWPSPAGDVVGKITVGYQGWFACKGDGSPINAWWHWGQDWGATPSTTNKAFISWPDVRDYTNKFNTSFANLGNGQPAQLFSSFSDQTVDVQFSWMSQYKIDVAALQRFNPSGIEGPIRDVMAAKVKAASEKYNVKFYIMYDVSGWTNMQAEVKTDWTNKMKQYTTSSAYAKQNGKPVVCIWGFGFNDNNHDFSTTACLDVINWFKGQGCYVIGGVPTHWLDQNSDSRAGFLDVYKAFNMLSPWMVGRISKASEADNFYTTVNTPDLAYCKKNNIDYQPCVLPGDLQSHHRAHGDFMWRQFYNMTRLGCQGIYISMFDEYNEGNQIAKTAETANDVPVGSGFIALDEDGTKCTSDYYLRLTQDGGKMFKKEIALTATRPTPPIP from the coding sequence ATGAAAAGAAATAACATGATCCTGGTTGCACTCTTGTGCTCCCTCTTGTATTGCAGCAAAAGCAATAACAATGACGGCGACAATAACGGCGACGACAACAACAAAGCAACCTGGCCATCGCCGGCCGGTGATGTAGTAGGAAAAATTACGGTGGGTTACCAGGGCTGGTTTGCCTGTAAAGGCGATGGCTCACCCATCAATGCCTGGTGGCATTGGGGGCAGGACTGGGGCGCCACGCCATCCACCACCAACAAAGCCTTCATCAGCTGGCCCGACGTGCGGGATTACACGAATAAGTTCAATACCAGTTTCGCCAACCTCGGCAATGGTCAGCCGGCCCAACTGTTTTCCTCGTTCAGCGATCAAACGGTGGATGTACAATTTTCCTGGATGAGCCAGTACAAGATTGATGTAGCCGCGTTGCAACGGTTCAACCCCAGTGGTATTGAAGGCCCCATCCGCGATGTGATGGCAGCCAAAGTAAAAGCCGCTTCGGAAAAATATAACGTTAAGTTCTACATTATGTATGATGTAAGCGGCTGGACGAATATGCAGGCTGAAGTCAAAACCGACTGGACAAACAAAATGAAACAGTACACCACTTCATCGGCCTATGCCAAACAAAACGGCAAACCTGTGGTGTGTATCTGGGGCTTTGGCTTTAACGACAATAACCATGATTTTTCTACCACAGCCTGTCTGGATGTGATCAACTGGTTTAAAGGGCAGGGTTGTTACGTGATTGGTGGTGTACCCACGCACTGGCTTGATCAGAACAGCGATTCACGCGCTGGTTTCCTGGATGTATATAAAGCATTCAATATGTTATCACCCTGGATGGTAGGCCGGATTTCAAAAGCATCTGAAGCTGATAACTTTTATACTACGGTGAACACCCCCGATCTGGCGTATTGTAAAAAGAACAATATAGATTACCAACCCTGTGTATTGCCGGGCGATCTTCAATCACATCATCGCGCACATGGTGATTTTATGTGGCGGCAATTTTATAACATGACCCGGCTAGGTTGCCAGGGAATTTATATAAGTATGTTCGATGAATATAATGAAGGCAACCAGATAGCCAAAACCGCCGAAACCGCCAATGACGTCCCGGTTGGTTCAGGTTTTATAGCGCTTGACGAAGACGGCACTAAATGTACAAGTGATTATTATTTACGTCTTACCCAGGACGGCGGGAAGATGTTTAAGAAGGAGATTGCGTTAACGGCTACGAGGCCAACGCCGCCTATACCGTGA
- a CDS encoding response regulator, translated as MSTPNYLACLIALIFLAGMLLFIYMWYKMRQSRQKYEGQILRLTEEKESAEKHCRQTEKEKQQAVLEAQRLTQRMLGLVDQLQLVAGQQVVIDDWADDPVFWTDTPGQERKSDQTILDALATETQRILIVDDNTEIRRYIAALFTEQFTVYEAKSGEEALTLARQFQPDIIISDVFMQGMTGIDLCKLIKDDNALGHIPVILLSGSASTDTRLQGVEGGADDYITKPFDKDLLVARVIALIKSKNNLQKYFYNEITLQQNPLKVSAEYKAFLDNCIAIVETHLDDEQFTIQTLAHELGMSYSKMNKKIKTVCGQPANAFVRFIRLRKAAELFINSNYNINETAYQVGIGDIKHFREHFTRLFGLKPSEYIEKYRKNLGKQYNINENILPRSGT; from the coding sequence ATGAGCACGCCTAATTACTTAGCCTGTCTGATTGCTCTTATTTTCCTGGCGGGGATGCTGTTGTTTATTTATATGTGGTACAAGATGCGGCAAAGCCGTCAAAAGTACGAAGGGCAAATCCTACGCTTAACCGAAGAAAAGGAAAGCGCCGAAAAACACTGCAGGCAAACAGAGAAAGAAAAACAGCAAGCGGTACTGGAAGCGCAGCGCCTTACCCAACGCATGCTGGGGCTGGTTGATCAATTGCAGCTGGTGGCGGGGCAGCAGGTAGTGATTGACGATTGGGCAGATGATCCGGTGTTTTGGACCGATACGCCCGGTCAGGAACGTAAAAGCGACCAGACCATCCTGGATGCATTGGCTACCGAAACCCAGCGCATTCTGATCGTGGACGATAATACGGAGATCAGACGGTATATAGCGGCCCTCTTTACTGAACAGTTCACCGTATATGAAGCGAAGAGCGGGGAAGAAGCGCTGACCCTGGCGCGACAGTTTCAACCCGATATTATTATCAGCGATGTGTTTATGCAGGGTATGACGGGTATAGATCTATGTAAGCTCATCAAAGACGATAATGCCCTGGGGCATATACCCGTTATCCTGCTCTCGGGCAGTGCTTCCACCGATACCCGGTTACAGGGGGTGGAAGGCGGCGCCGATGACTATATAACCAAACCCTTCGACAAAGACCTGCTGGTGGCCCGCGTTATAGCTCTTATAAAAAGCAAAAACAACCTGCAGAAGTATTTCTATAACGAGATCACGCTGCAACAAAACCCGCTGAAGGTATCTGCAGAATACAAAGCCTTCCTGGATAATTGTATTGCCATTGTGGAAACCCACCTCGACGATGAACAGTTCACCATTCAAACCCTGGCGCATGAACTGGGCATGAGTTATTCCAAAATGAATAAGAAGATCAAGACGGTATGTGGCCAGCCGGCCAACGCATTTGTACGTTTTATACGTTTACGCAAGGCGGCTGAATTATTTATTAACTCCAATTACAATATAAACGAAACTGCCTACCAGGTAGGCATAGGGGATATCAAACACTTCAGGGAACATTTTACCCGGTTGTTTGGGCTAAAGCCCTCGGAGTACATCGAGAAGTACCGTAAAAACCTGGGGAAACAGTATAACATAAACGAAAACATTCTCCCGCGTTCCGGGACGTAG
- a CDS encoding RagB/SusD family nutrient uptake outer membrane protein, which translates to MKTNNNNKITIIRNLLLYATLIAGLYGCKKSYLAPDPLSVYIPETTFSTQGGLDAAMAICDKQIRSYWTYFEYTDLGLPISTDYMFTDVAVASKTDDGNIFADIATRLTPTEQPERVGYFWEQAYAGVKYANTILNYIDKVAGLSDATRNEYKGRALFHRAFHYMGLVFRFKDVPLVTRILDAPKVDYQSTKREAILQMLTQDLENAVQWVPSQDKMSLVGLVNKASCRQLLLKCYLATGQWDKAIAQADTLINNSGLSLMTANFGNFVSPYSSVWPVTRNVIWDLHRPENKGIPANRETILVMINRNNTDMGVKMNSMRNWLPFLDNVGTSAPDGKQAVRYFAASSASFRAAFDYKDAIGRGIAHIRPTYFHQNSLWAVNNIDDAGDLRHNSTVGNWARMDSLKFNDPASTAWYGKNLRLRNAAGALLCTDTVRNWFDWPHYKYYIEDVNETGNPNEANHRGGAGDLYCYRLAETYLLRAEAKFYKGDIAGATADVNKIRQRAQCTQLYTTVGIGDIMDERARELNMEEFRFAELSRVSYSLALSGKADEWGNSYQVDNLAKNSYWFQRIQHYNDFYNKGKVMVKNRAYTMAEKNINWPVPQGSINANGGARLRQNEGYPGYDAGIPMWTNWQDAVADEQPKK; encoded by the coding sequence ATGAAAACTAACAACAATAATAAAATCACCATAATAAGGAACCTGCTGCTGTATGCCACATTGATAGCCGGTTTATATGGTTGCAAGAAATCTTACCTGGCGCCTGATCCGCTGTCGGTGTACATCCCGGAAACCACCTTCTCTACCCAGGGCGGGCTGGATGCGGCTATGGCCATTTGCGATAAACAGATCCGTTCCTACTGGACCTATTTTGAATATACCGATCTGGGGCTCCCTATCAGCACCGATTATATGTTCACTGATGTAGCGGTAGCCAGTAAAACAGATGATGGAAATATTTTTGCCGACATCGCCACCCGGCTTACCCCAACCGAACAGCCTGAGCGTGTGGGTTATTTTTGGGAACAGGCTTATGCCGGGGTGAAATATGCCAATACGATCCTGAACTACATTGATAAAGTGGCGGGATTGTCGGACGCCACCAGGAATGAGTACAAGGGCCGGGCGTTGTTTCACCGGGCTTTTCACTATATGGGTCTTGTGTTCCGGTTCAAGGATGTGCCGCTGGTAACAAGGATCCTGGATGCGCCGAAGGTGGATTATCAAAGCACCAAACGTGAAGCCATTCTGCAAATGCTTACCCAGGACCTGGAGAATGCGGTACAGTGGGTACCCAGCCAGGATAAAATGAGCCTGGTAGGGTTGGTGAACAAAGCATCCTGCCGCCAGCTGTTGCTGAAATGTTACCTGGCTACCGGTCAATGGGACAAAGCCATTGCCCAGGCAGATACGCTTATCAACAACTCAGGACTTTCGCTGATGACAGCCAACTTCGGCAATTTTGTTAGTCCTTATTCCAGTGTGTGGCCGGTTACCCGTAATGTGATCTGGGACCTGCACCGTCCAGAAAACAAAGGCATACCGGCTAATAGAGAAACCATCCTGGTGATGATCAACCGCAACAATACAGATATGGGCGTAAAGATGAACTCCATGCGTAACTGGCTGCCGTTTCTTGATAACGTAGGCACCAGCGCGCCCGATGGAAAACAGGCGGTTCGGTACTTTGCAGCCTCCAGTGCTTCTTTCAGGGCGGCTTTCGATTATAAGGATGCCATCGGCCGCGGCATTGCCCACATCAGGCCTACCTACTTTCATCAAAATTCACTCTGGGCGGTGAACAATATTGATGATGCCGGTGACCTGCGCCACAACAGTACCGTTGGCAACTGGGCGCGGATGGATTCGCTTAAATTCAACGACCCCGCCAGTACGGCCTGGTACGGTAAAAACCTTCGCCTGCGGAATGCAGCCGGCGCCTTGTTGTGTACCGATACCGTTCGTAACTGGTTCGACTGGCCGCATTACAAATATTATATTGAAGATGTAAATGAAACCGGCAATCCGAACGAAGCCAACCACCGCGGCGGCGCCGGCGATCTGTATTGTTATCGCCTGGCCGAAACCTACCTGTTGCGTGCAGAAGCAAAATTCTATAAGGGCGATATCGCCGGCGCTACGGCAGATGTAAACAAGATCCGGCAACGCGCACAGTGTACGCAGTTATATACAACTGTAGGTATTGGCGATATTATGGATGAGCGTGCCCGTGAGCTGAACATGGAAGAATTCCGCTTTGCAGAGTTGAGCCGGGTTTCCTATAGTTTAGCCCTTAGTGGTAAGGCCGATGAATGGGGTAATAGCTACCAGGTTGACAACCTGGCGAAGAACAGTTACTGGTTCCAGCGCATTCAGCATTACAATGACTTTTATAACAAAGGAAAAGTAATGGTTAAGAACCGCGCTTATACCATGGCCGAGAAAAACATCAACTGGCCGGTGCCGCAGGGCTCCATCAATGCAAACGGCGGCGCCCGGCTTCGCCAGAACGAAGGCTACCCGGGTTACGACGCCGGTATTCCCATGTGGACCAACTGGCAGGATGCAGTAGCGGATGAACAACCGAAGAAATAA